ccgaaaaatacggtaatgtacTTTTGTTGGCTATCAGATGTCAATAAAATGGCAGCAATCTGACCAGTGGATGTTTATTGAACTTGTGCTGCCTCGCGGGCCAAACTGAAGACGCTCTGGccctagtttggacacccctgttgtaaataAATATAGCTTCTCCTTCAGTGTGATGCGAACATTTTATTTCAAGGACCTAGTGACACTTGAGGGTAGCAATGGCGGCGAGGCCGGCGAGGCAACGGTTGGATTGGGTCTAAAGGGTCGAAAACATGGGCAAGGAGGCGGGAGAAAGAAGACACGATGGAGGCGGGAGAAAGAAGACACGATAGCGGCGGGAAGGTATACCCCCAATCCCCACGTGAGGCCGTCGGAGGGCGTGTGGATGTCAGTAAATCGCACTTCGTTTCAAGATGTACGGCCTCCGGGACTTAGGTCGGTGAGACGCCTGTCTCTTCAGGATGTAGGGGGACTTCCGCTTCAGCAGAGTCTCGCCGTTCTGGGGCGCATACTCCAGGGAAGCGTGGCGAAGCTGTCAGGATGAAAGGGACACACGGACAGTGGCGGGTCATTAAAATGTTGTCCTTTGAGACCTCGGACGCTTAAAAGTTTGGAAATGCAAAGATGGCAATTATCTCggaaattgtgaagtgaattacatttatatagcgccttttctctagtgactcaaagctatttacatagtgaaacccaatatctaagtacattcaaaccagtgtgggagcaggtgggtaaagtgtcttgcccaaggacacagcggcagtgactaggttggcagaagcgggaatcgaacctgaaaccctcaagttgctggcacggccactctaccaaccgagctaaaccgccccaaattCTACTTTTACTTTGGTTTTTTTTGTGAAATCCACTCCTGGTTACGGGAACAGAGTTAATTTCTAAACATGCTGAGAAAAGTGACATTAGAGATTGCTACCATTTTTGCTACCAGTATTATATAGTAAACTTTGCATGCGGTTGCAAtgccaagacattagatggcagtagtggtCAAACTAAGGTGTGTTGcggtagtcaggaagtagtctttgccgttAAGCTGAATGTTAGGCCTGTCTTTTGTTAAATCCTATAAAGTGTTTATACTCGAAGTATTGTAGAGATGGGTACTGTTGTACctcatttttattgttgtacctaaTTTTTACTGTTGTACATCGTTTTTGGAGCCActagggattgaactttcacagtatcatgttagacccgctcaacatccattgctttcggtcccctagaagggggggttgcccacatttgaggtcctctccaaggtttctcatagtcatcgttgtcactggcgtcccactgggtgtgagttttccttgcccttatgtgggttcttccaaagatgtcgtagttgtagaggtttgtacagtcctttgagacatttgtgatttagggctatataaataaacattgattgattgattttactgttgtaccttttttactgttgtacctcgtttttactgttgtacctcgtttttactgttgtacctcgtttttactgttatacctcgtttttactgctgtaccttgttttactgctgtaccttgttttactgttgtaccttgtttttactgttgtaccttgttttactGTTGTatctcgtttttactgttgtacctcgtctttactgttgtacctcggttttactgttgtacctcgtttttattgttgtacctcaTTTTTGCTGTTGTACCTCTTTTTTATTGTTGTACATCGtgtttactgttgtacctcgtttttactgttgtacctcgtttttactgttttacctaatttttattgttgaaccttgtttttactgttgtacctcgtttttactgttgtgcctcatttttactgctgtaccttgttttactgttgtaccttgtgtttactgttgtacctcgtttttactgttgtacctcgtgtTTACTATTGTACCttgttttactgttgtacctcgtttttactgttgtacctcgtttttactgttgtacctcgtttttactgctgtacctcgtttttactgttgtacctcgtgtTTACTATTGTACCTCAtttttactgttgaaccttgtttttactgttgtacctcgtttttactgttgtgcctcatttttactgctgtaccttgttttactgttgtaccttgtttttactgttgtacctcgtttttactgctgtacctcgtttttactgttgtacctcgtgtTTACTATTGTACCtaatttttactgttgtacctcgtttttactgttgtacctcgtttttactgttgtacctcgtttttactgctgcacctcgtttttactgttgtacttcGTGTTTACTATTATACctcatttttactgttgtacctcatttttactgttgaaccttgtttttaatgactactgctgcaaaccaaattgcccctcGGGGACAATAAGGATTTTCTAAGTCTATGTCTAAgtccaagacactttacccacctgctcccactggtttaaatgtaacttagatattgggtttccctttataaagcgctttgagtcactagagaaaagcgctatataaatataattcacttcacttcaagtgGAGCCTCACTTTATTTGCGCCGGAGCATTTTTTTGAGTCGATTGCTTAGTCTGATTTGACAATTACAGGCCGTTTGGCTccgtccgctctcagtgctgctggagtgaccaGCAATAGTCATAAAAAGTCGGAATTAGTGCCTGGTTAAGtaccaatgtttttgtttttgttttttgtttttcgtcACTCTGCACGCTTTTCCAGGCAAGTTCAGCATGAAGTGAACATCAAGTCTCTGCGACCCACCCGGTCTTCTTGGCTCTGCAGCGCTCGGCAGATGTGCTGCAGCCTGTAAAGCTCCTCCAGCCTCTGGACGCCGCGCTCCCTGGGCTGCTCCTCTCCCTctgcatcctcctcctcctcctcctcgctgcTCCTCCACGCTTCTTGCCGCAGCCCGCTCAGCAACCCGCACAGGTTGTCCAGCGACAGGCGCCAGTAGGGGGCGCTCTGCCGGCTTTGTTGCAGCTGCGGAATCGAATGCATGAATTATGAACGTTTAGCTACTTGAGCCGGTGGAAACAATGGCGAAGGACCATGAGATGGGGAGACATCACCATGGTGATATCTTATGGGAGCATGGCAACAACCTCGCGGCCGTCTCACCCCGTCACGTCTACCGTTGATCGTATAACGGAATTGTCAACATGGCGACGCGAAAGCATCACTGAACGTCAGTCGCCACTCAACGTGAAGGGACAATAATGAAGGAGTCGTCTCCTCATCCGTGGTGCATCATGTGTCTCCATGACGACGGATGGGGACAACACCGTAGAAGCATGAGAATGGAGTCGTGACATATGGCTATGGACACAATAAGGTTGAGACTTTGGAACATCTTCAACAAGACGTAACACATTCCCACCCGACTTAATAAAGTATATTCAGAGTATCCCCAAAAAATTAGCATTTTGGGGATTTTTGAAGATGTGTCCGTCTTTTGCTTTTCTTCCTGCATTGGGATACAATCCACGGGCAGCACAGTGAACCAGGGTTTAGCAGatgtgcctcacgatacgaagggatctttctgtgtggagtttgcatgttctccccgtgactgcgtgggttccgtccgggtactccggcttcctcccacctccaaagacatgctcctggcgatagattgattggcaacactaaaattggccctagtgtgtgaatgttctctatctgtgtggcgacttgtccagggtgtacgccgccttccgccagaatgcagctaagatagactCCAGCAAAGCCACCccacccccgcgacccagaaagggacatgctgtagaaaatggatggattgatggagccacaatgttcagtgagcaagttatgtttttttggtgattggattttttttttcctgcgccatgactaggaaaggttgtttggattgggccaTATAACTtgtcccccaaaaaagggacaagcgatgggaaatggatggacggatgggatACAATCCACCGTACTTCAAAGGTATTGTCTGTGAGGAACCTCATGAAGAACCAAGAAACACCACAAAATAGCGCTTAGGCAAAGCGATAgggataattattgatatttttcatgACCTGTGTAAGATAAGAACCAggggaaaaatataaaaaatgctaATATTATTTTAACTGTAACCCTCCTCTTATGTTTATGCTCTCAGctgtcaaggcagaaaggaaatgtaaaCAAAAGCATGGAAAATACTCAATGTCAACAAAAATCAAACAATACGATTTAAAATGAAGGTGAAAAAATAAGGAtattttttttgaggattttagagataaaggggaggtgcgacacCGGCTGGTAGTTTAGCACAAAGTCAGACTCGAGGTTACGTCTTTTAAGCAGAGAATGAATTGATCAAACAAATAAACAGAGAGAGCTGAGAAGAACGATTTTCTGCGGGTTTAGCGCCAGGACGTTacggctgtgctctaaagggtgagcgcggctaaggCGGTGTGGTATTACCGGTCTTGGTGGGGACGAGCGCCTTGCCTCATTTACAAACCACATTGCTTTACACtacacaccaaatctgattttttttcccactcaaAGTGACAAAAATCGGATGTTTGTGCCGGTCTAAACT
The sequence above is drawn from the Nerophis ophidion isolate RoL-2023_Sa linkage group LG03, RoL_Noph_v1.0, whole genome shotgun sequence genome and encodes:
- the nts gene encoding neurotensin/neuromedin N, translated to MQIHLACVLLLGFTCGGLCAAQDVDQEQRAIEEELLSSLFASKLQQSRQSAPYWRLSLDNLCGLLSGLRQEAWRSSEEEEEEDAEGEEQPRERGVQRLEELYRLQHICRALQSQEDRLRHASLEYAPQNGETLLKRKSPYILKRQASHRPKSRRPYILKRSAIY